Proteins encoded together in one Lathyrus oleraceus cultivar Zhongwan6 chromosome 5, CAAS_Psat_ZW6_1.0, whole genome shotgun sequence window:
- the LOC127088199 gene encoding serpin-ZX, whose amino-acid sequence MDLRESITNQTNVSFTIANHLFSKVSHKENNIVLSPLSLQVVLSIIAAGSEGPTQQQLLEFLQSKSTHHLNSFASQLVSVVLANAAPAGGPLLSFVNGVWIEQTLTLHSSFKQIVSTDFKANLSSVDFHNKALEVIKEVNLWAEKETNGLIKDLLPPRSVNSSTSLIFANALYFKGAWNQKFDASETKDYDFHLMNDISVKVPFMTSKKKQFIRAYDDFKVLGLPYKKGEDKRQFSMYIFLPNSKDGLSYLVEKVASESEFLRRKLPLEKVEVGDFRIPKFAISFGLETCDVLKELGLVLPFSEGGLTKMVDSVGSSNLCVSNIFHKSFIEVNEEGTEAAAASAAVVLIRGTMYVSTQLDFVADHPFLFLIREDLTGTIIFVGQVLNPLAE is encoded by the exons ATGGATCTCCGTGAATCAATAACGAACCAAACCAACGTCTCCTTCACCATCGCCAACCATTTGTTCTCAAAAGTATCTCACAAGGAAAACAACATCGTCTTATCTCCATTGTCGCTACAAGTCGTGCTAAGCATCATCGCTGCTGGCTCTGAGGGTCCCACGCAACAACAGCTTCTTGAATTCCTCCAATCCAAATCCACCCATCATCTCAACTCCTTTGCTTCTCAGCTTGTTTCCGTCGTCCTCGCCAACGCAGCTCCCGCCGGTGGACCTCTCCTCTCTTTCGTTAATGGTGTGTGGATTGAACAAACCCTTACTCTTCATTCATCATTCAAACAAATAGTGTCTACTGACTTCAAAGCCAATTTGTCTTCCGTTGATTTCCACAACAAG GCTCTTGAGGTGATTAAAGAAGTGAATTTATGGGCTGAAAAAGAGACAAATGGCCTTATCAAAGATCTTCTTCCTCCTCGGTCAGTCAATAGCTCAACTAGTCTCATCTTTGCCAATGCACTCTACTTCAAAGGAGCGTGGAATCAGAAGTTTGATGCATCAGAAACCAAAGATTACGATTTTCATCTTATGAATGATATTTCAGTTAAAGTTCCCTTCATGACAAGCAAGAAGAAGCAATTTATTAGAGCTTACGATGATTTTAAAGTTCTCGGTCTTCCTTATAAGAAAGGCGAAGATAAGCGTCAATTCTCAATGTACATTTTTCTACCAAATTCAAAAGACGGACTTTCATATCTGGTTGAGAAGGTGGCTTCTGAATCTGAGTTCCTAAGACGTAAGCTTCCTCTTGAAAAAGTTGAAGTAGGCGACTTCAGGATTCCGAAATTCGCTATTTCATTTGGGCTTGAAACTTGTGATGTACTGAAAGAGTTAGGATTGGTTTTACCTTTCTCTGAAGGAGGTTTGACAAAAATGGTGGATTCTGTAGGGAGTTCAAACCTTTGTGTTTCCAATATATTTCACAAGTCTTTCATTGAAGTAAATGAAGAAGGAACTGAAGCTGCTGCGGCCAGTGCTGCGGTTGTACTAATAAGAGGAACTATGTATGTTTCTACTCAACTAGACTTTGTAGCTGACCACCCTTTCTTATTTCTGATTAGAGAAGATTTGACTGGAACAATCATCTTTGTTGGACAAGTGCTTAATCCTCTTGCTGAGTGA
- the LOC127088201 gene encoding serpin-ZX — protein sequence MDLRESITHQTNVSFTIANHLFSKPSHQDKNIVLSPLSLQLVLSIIAAGSEGPTQQQLLEFLHSKSTDHLNSLASQLVSVVLSDATPAGGPLLSFVDGVWIEQTLSLQPSFKEIVSTDFKANLSSVDFQNKAVEVTDEVNLWAEKETNGLIKELLPIGSVNSSTRLIFANALYFKGAWSDKFDASLTKDNDFHLLSGSAIKVPFMTSKKKQFIREFNDFKVLGLPYKQGEDKRRFSMYIFLPNAKDGLSALVEKVASESELLDHKLPSEKVQVGDFRIPRFNISFGLETSDVLKELGVVLPFSTGGLTKMVDSLVGQNLCVSNIFHKSFIEVNEEGTEAAAATAATILLRSMRVPTTVDFVADRPFLFVIREDLTGTILFVGRVLNPLVE from the exons ATGGATCTCCGTGAATCAATAACCCACCAAACCAACGTTTCCTTCACCATCGCCAACCATTTGTTCTCAAAACCATCTCATCAAGATAAGAACATCGTCTTATCTCCACTTTCGCTCCAACTTGTTCTTAGCATCATAGCTGCCGGCTCTGAAGGTCCCACACAACAACAGCTTCTTGAATTCCTCCATTCCAAATCCACCGATCATCTCAACTCCCTCGCCTCTCAGCTCGTTTCCGTCGTCCTCTCCGACGCTACTCCCGCCGGCGGACCTCTCCTCTCTTTCGTCGATGGTGTATGGATTGAACAAACCCTATCTCTTCAACCATCCTTCAAAGAAATCGTGTCTACTGATTTCAAAGCCAATTTGTCTTCCGTCGATTTCCAGAACAAg GCTGTTGAAGTGACCGATGAAGTGAATTTATGGGCTGAAAAAGAGACTAATGGCCTCATTAAAGAACTTCTTCCTATAGGATCAGTCAACAGCTCAACCAGGCTCATCTTTGCTAATGCTCTATACTTTAAAGGAGCGTGGAGTGACAAGTTTGATGCTTCGTTAACGAAAGATAACGATTTTCATCTTTTGAGTGGTAGCGCAATCAAGGTTCCTTTCATGACCAGCAAGAAGAAGCAGTTTATTAGAGAATTCAATGATTTTAAAGTTCTTGGTCTTCCTTATAAGCAAGGTGAAGATAAGCGTCGATTCTCCATGTATATTTTTCTTCCGAATGCAAAAGATGGATTGTCAGCTTTGGTTGAGAAAGTGGCTTCTGAATCCGAGTTACTTGATCACAAGCTCCCTTCTGAAAAAGTGCAAGTAGGTGACTTCAGGATTCCAAGATTCAATATTTCATTTGGGCTTGAAACTTCTGATGTACTCAAAGAGTTAGGAGTGGTTCTACCTTTCTCGACCGGAGGTTTGACAAAAATGGTAGATTCTCTTGTGGGTCAAAACCTTTGTGTTTCTAATATATTTCACAAGTCTTTCATTGAAGTAAATGAAGAAGGCACAGAAGCAGCCGCGGCCACAGCAGCAACAATACTATTAAGGAGTATGCGTGTTCCAACGACTGTAGACTTTGTAGCTGATCGTCCTTTCTTATTTGTGATTAGAGAAGACTTGACTGGAACAATTCTGTTTGTTGGTCGGGTGCTCAATCCTCTTGTTGAATGA